The following are from one region of the Coffea eugenioides isolate CCC68of chromosome 2, Ceug_1.0, whole genome shotgun sequence genome:
- the LOC113763304 gene encoding uncharacterized protein LOC113763304: MKLFDAHCHLQDPRIHKISPQIIKTALDAGVVHIAVNGVSEKDWQSVKEMSGGNLCIIPNFGLHPWFIPDRTPNWLNNLKEFLEWTPEAAVGEIGLDKAPWASHVDYADQLEVFSQQLQLAKELNRPASIHCVEAFDDMIEILKSLGPFPAGFLLHSYMGSAELVPELANLGAYFSISGHLMPVEESKAKKILQAIPLERILLETDAPDALPKSLHSGCLPIVAKEASILQDEGGDRSELAIDTLNHPANIHHVLNYVAFLLEMDKEELAQISYENARNIFSYEGSKFSA; encoded by the coding sequence ATGAAATTGTTTGATGCTCATTGTCACCTCCAAGATCCAAGAATCCATAAAATCTCCCCTCAGATAATCAAAACAGCCCTTGATGCAGGAGTAGTCCATATTGCTGTCAATGGAGTTTCTGAAAAAGACTGGCAGTCGGTGAAAGAAATGAGTGGAGGCAATCTTTGTATTATTCCAAACTTTGGTCTCCATCCCTGGTTTATCCCTGACAGAACTCCCAATTGGCTGAACAATTTGAAGGAATTTCTCGAGTGGACCCCTGAAGCTGCAGTTGGAGAGATTGGATTGGACAAAGCACCATGGGCAAGTCATGTTGATTATGCAGATCAACTTGAAGTTTTTAGTCAGCAGCTTCAACTTGCCAAGGAACTCAATAGGCCAGCATCAATTCATTGTGTGGAAGCTTTTGATGATATGATTGAAATATTGAAATCTTTAGGGCCATTCCCTGCTGGTTTCTTGCTTCATTCTTACATGGGTTCTGCTGAATTAGTTCCTGAACTAGCTAATCTTGGTGCTTATTTTTCGATTTCCGGGCATCTTATGCCTGTGGAAGAAAGCAAGGCAAAGAAGATTCTGCAGGCAATTCCTCTTGAAAGAATTTTACTAGAAACTGATGCCCCAGATGCTTTACCAAAATCATTACATTCAGGTTGTTTGCCTATTGTTGCCAAGGAAGCTTCTATACTCCAAGATGAGGGAGGAGACAGATCAGAGTTGGCAATAGATACCCTAAATCATCCAGCCAACATTCATCATGTGCTTAACTATGTTGCATTTTTACTTGAGATGGACAAAGAAGAACTTGCTCAGATAAGCTATGAGAATGCAAGAAACATCTTCTCTTATGAAGGTTCAAAATTTTCTGCTTGA
- the LOC113757208 gene encoding GDSL esterase/lipase At5g03980-like translates to MGVKGTSIGAIFFVIASALLLPSPSPSADASPLLSACRFDQVYQLGDSISDTGNLIRESPLGAALPFARNPYGQTFSHHKATGRCSDGLLMIDYFAQALGLPLLNPIKDTKANFEHGANFAVAGATALSSAVLAHHHVRNPVTNSSLDVQLQWMKDHFHKFCHNDCERKLQNALFMVGEIGGNDYNYAYLQYLDEARDTLRILELVPLVVAKIKHAVEKVISFGARTIVVPGNFPMGCLPIYLTKFGLESEADEFDENHCIWLLNSFATFHNDHLKKAIAELQEKYPYVTIVYGDYYAAYEQLLNLGETEGFELQKACCGVGGLYNFNETRMCGFPGVKACRDPDRYVSWDGIHLTQEAYRMIVDWLQADLFWKLRCHH, encoded by the exons ATGGGTGTCAAGGGCACGAGTATTGGTGCTATTTTCTTTGTTATTGCATCTGCTTTGCTGCTTCCTTCTCCTTCACCATCCGCCGATGCTAGTCCTCTCCTGAGTGCCTGCCGTTTTGATCAAGTGTACCAACTTGGGGACTCCATATCAGACACTGGGAATTTGATCAGGGAATCTCCACTTGGAGCCGCTTTACCTTTCGCCAGAAACCCCTACGGTCAGACCTTCTCCCACCACAAAGCCACCGGCCGTTGCTCTGATGGACTTCTCATGATTGACTACTttg CCCAGGCGCTGGGTCTACCTCTCCTGAATCCGATCAAGGATACAAAGGCAAATTTTGAGCATGGAGCAAATTTTGCAGTAGCCGGTGCTACGGCACTATCATCAGCTGTTCTCGCTCATCATCATGTTAGAAATCCAGTGACCAACAGTTCTCTTGACGTACAGCTTCAGTGGATGAAAGATCACTTTCACAAATTTTGTCACAACG ATTGTGAAAGGAAGCTTCAAAACGCTCTATTTATGGTCGGTGAAATCGGAGGCAACGATTATAATTATGCATACCTTCAGTACTTGGATGAGGCTAGAGATACGCTTAGAATTCTAGAGTTGGTACCTCTAGTTGTCGCCAAAATTAAGCATGCTGTTGAG AAAGTGATTAGTTTTGGAGCAAGGACAATAGTGGTTCCTGGGAACTTTCCAATGGGATGTCTGCCAATTTATCTTACAAAGTTTGGGCTGGAAAGCGAAGCAGACGAGTTCGATGAGAATCATTGCATATGGCTATTGAACAGTTTTGCAACTTTCCACAATGATCACCTGAAGAAGGCGATTGCCGAGCTGCAAGAGAAGTACCCGTATGTAACAATCGTCTATGGAGACTACTACGCTGCATATGAACAGCTTCTCAATCTAGGTGAAACTGAAG GTTTTGAGCTACAAAAAGCTTGTTGTGGAGTTGGAGGGCTGTACAACTTCAATGAGACGCGAATGTGTGGATTTCCAGGTGTTAAGGCTTGCCGTGATCCCGATAGATACGTCAGCTGGGATGGAATTCATTTAACACAGGAGGCTTACCGCATGATAGTGGATTGGTTGCAAGCTGATCTTTTCTGGAAATTGCGTTGCCATCATTGA